From one Neorhizobium galegae genomic stretch:
- the groL gene encoding chaperonin GroEL (60 kDa chaperone family; promotes refolding of misfolded polypeptides especially under stressful conditions; forms two stacked rings of heptamers to form a barrel-shaped 14mer; ends can be capped by GroES; misfolded proteins enter the barrel where they are refolded when GroES binds), with protein MSAKQIKFGRDAREKLLRGVDILADAVKVTLGPKGRNVVIDKSYGAPRITKDGVTVAKEIELDDKFENMGAQMVREVASKTNDIAGDGTTTATVLAQAIVREGGKAVAAGMNPMDLKRGIDLAVTAVVKDLLAKAKKINTSEEIAQVGTISANGEKEIGQYIADAMQKVGNEGVITVEEAKTAETELEVVEGMQFDRGYLSPYFVTNAEKMVAELEDAYVLLHEKKLSNLQAMLPILEAVVQSGKPLLIISEDVEGEALATLVVNKLRGGLKIAAVKAPGFGDRRKAMLEDLAILTGGTVISEDLGIKLENVTLEMLGRVKKVSITKENTTIVDGAGTKADIDGRIGQIKAQIEETTSDYDREKLQERLAKLAGGVAVIRVGGSTEIEVKEKKDRIDDALNATRAAVEEGIVPGGGTALLRASIVLDIKGENDDQNAGIGIIRKALQSLVRQIAENAGGEGSIVVGKILESDTDNFGYNAQTGEFGDMIAMGIVDPVKVVRTALQNAASVAGLLVTTEAMIADLPKKDAAGGGMPDMGGMGGMM; from the coding sequence ATGTCTGCCAAACAGATCAAATTCGGCCGTGATGCACGCGAGAAGCTGCTGCGCGGCGTCGATATTCTTGCCGACGCAGTGAAGGTGACGCTCGGTCCGAAGGGCCGCAACGTCGTGATCGACAAATCCTACGGCGCTCCGCGCATCACCAAGGACGGCGTTACCGTCGCCAAGGAGATCGAACTGGACGACAAGTTCGAGAACATGGGCGCCCAGATGGTCCGCGAAGTCGCTTCGAAGACCAACGACATCGCCGGTGACGGCACCACGACTGCGACCGTTCTTGCCCAGGCGATCGTTCGCGAGGGTGGCAAGGCCGTTGCAGCCGGCATGAACCCGATGGACCTGAAACGCGGCATCGACCTCGCCGTTACCGCCGTCGTCAAGGACCTGCTTGCCAAGGCCAAGAAGATCAACACATCGGAAGAGATTGCCCAGGTTGGCACCATCTCGGCCAATGGCGAGAAGGAAATAGGCCAGTATATCGCCGACGCGATGCAGAAGGTCGGCAACGAAGGCGTCATCACGGTTGAAGAAGCCAAGACCGCCGAAACCGAACTCGAAGTCGTCGAAGGCATGCAGTTCGACCGCGGCTACCTGTCGCCCTATTTCGTCACCAATGCCGAAAAGATGGTGGCTGAGCTGGAAGATGCCTACGTGCTGCTGCACGAAAAGAAGCTTTCCAACCTGCAGGCGATGCTTCCTATCCTGGAAGCAGTCGTCCAGAGCGGCAAGCCGCTGCTGATCATTTCCGAGGACGTCGAAGGCGAAGCTCTTGCGACGCTCGTCGTCAACAAGCTGCGTGGCGGTCTCAAGATCGCTGCTGTCAAAGCTCCGGGCTTCGGCGATCGCCGTAAGGCCATGCTGGAGGATCTGGCGATCCTGACCGGCGGCACCGTGATCTCGGAAGACCTCGGCATCAAGCTCGAAAACGTCACGCTCGAGATGCTCGGCCGCGTCAAGAAGGTCTCGATCACCAAGGAAAACACCACCATCGTCGATGGTGCGGGCACCAAGGCGGATATTGACGGACGCATCGGCCAGATCAAGGCTCAGATCGAGGAAACCACCTCGGACTACGACCGCGAAAAGCTGCAGGAACGCCTTGCCAAGCTGGCCGGCGGCGTTGCCGTGATCCGCGTCGGCGGCTCGACGGAAATCGAAGTCAAGGAAAAGAAGGACCGCATCGACGACGCCCTCAATGCAACGCGTGCAGCGGTCGAAGAAGGCATCGTGCCTGGCGGCGGCACGGCCCTGCTTCGCGCTTCGATCGTTCTCGACATCAAGGGCGAGAACGACGATCAGAATGCTGGCATCGGCATCATCCGCAAGGCCTTGCAGTCCCTGGTTCGCCAGATTGCTGAGAATGCCGGTGGCGAAGGCTCGATCGTGGTCGGCAAGATCCTGGAAAGCGATACCGACAACTTCGGCTACAACGCTCAGACCGGCGAATTCGGTGACATGATCGCCATGGGCATCGTCGATCCGGTCAAGGTCGTTCGCACGGCTCTGCAGAACGCGGCTTCGGTTGCCGGCCTGCTGGTGACGACGGAAGCCATGATTGCCGACCTGCCGAAGAAGGATGCAGCCGGCGGCGGCATGCCTGACATGGGCGGCATGGGCGGCATGATGTAA
- a CDS encoding YkgJ family cysteine cluster protein encodes MTLSNDFDCQSCGACCSFSADWPRFSMESEAALDLLPARFVAADEGGMRCEGSRCSALSGQVGVGTSCMVYDIRPDVCRECLPGDDACLMARDAFALNSA; translated from the coding sequence ATGACCTTATCGAACGATTTTGATTGCCAGTCATGCGGTGCGTGCTGTTCGTTTTCCGCCGATTGGCCACGATTCTCCATGGAAAGCGAAGCCGCCCTCGATCTGTTGCCGGCACGTTTCGTCGCTGCGGACGAAGGAGGAATGCGTTGTGAAGGATCCCGTTGTTCTGCATTGTCAGGGCAGGTCGGCGTCGGCACATCCTGCATGGTCTACGATATCAGGCCTGACGTTTGTCGCGAGTGCCTTCCGGGAGACGATGCCTGCTTGATGGCGCGTGACGCTTTCGCATTGAATTCCGCGTAG
- a CDS encoding magnesium and cobalt transport protein CorA → MSVAASFLYRDGRRVEAVPFDEAAIPAMDNEFVWIGLHKPTRDDLLMLQSRFGLHELSIADALSPLQMPKLSVYDDQLFVIAKTAQLEADHITYGETAIFVGKRYIITVRNGSERGHQELRGRLETSPLTLCHGTDYILHAILDFIIDGYLPIVRTIEDSVLDMERKMLDAFLDRNQIKRIFKLRREIILFQRVLDAMLDLCGKLYHLDLPSLDREAKPYFRDALQHMHRVETMVASLRDVITSVFEASNLLEQQRQGTITRQLAAWAAILAVPTAIAGIYGMNFDNMPELKTSYGYFVVLAVIAVMCIALFIRFKRARWI, encoded by the coding sequence ATGAGCGTCGCCGCATCTTTTCTCTATCGCGACGGCCGGCGAGTTGAAGCCGTGCCGTTCGACGAGGCGGCGATCCCCGCAATGGACAACGAATTCGTGTGGATCGGCCTGCACAAGCCCACCCGCGACGACCTTTTGATGCTGCAAAGCCGTTTTGGCCTGCACGAACTCTCGATCGCCGACGCGCTCAGTCCGCTGCAGATGCCGAAGCTCAGCGTCTATGACGATCAGTTGTTCGTCATCGCGAAGACGGCGCAGCTGGAAGCCGACCACATCACCTATGGGGAAACAGCGATTTTCGTCGGCAAGCGCTATATCATAACGGTCCGCAATGGCTCGGAGCGCGGACATCAAGAGCTGCGCGGCAGGCTGGAAACATCGCCGCTGACGCTGTGCCATGGTACCGACTACATCCTGCACGCCATTCTCGATTTCATTATCGACGGCTATCTTCCCATTGTCCGCACGATCGAGGATTCCGTGCTCGACATGGAAAGAAAGATGCTCGATGCATTTCTGGACCGCAACCAGATCAAGCGCATTTTCAAGCTGCGGCGGGAAATCATCCTGTTTCAGCGGGTGCTGGACGCGATGCTCGACCTTTGCGGAAAACTCTATCACCTCGATTTGCCGTCGCTTGACAGGGAAGCCAAACCTTATTTCCGGGATGCACTTCAGCACATGCACCGCGTGGAGACGATGGTCGCAAGCTTACGCGACGTGATCACGTCCGTTTTCGAGGCGAGCAATCTGCTGGAACAGCAAAGACAAGGCACAATCACGCGGCAACTGGCGGCCTGGGCCGCCATTCTCGCGGTTCCGACGGCGATCGCCGGCATATACGGCATGAATTTCGACAATATGCCGGAGCTGAAAACCAGCTACGGCTATTTTGTCGTTTTGGCAGTCATCGCCGTCATGTGCATCGCGCTTTTCATACGGTTCAAGCGCGCTCGCTGGATCTGA
- a CDS encoding Na/Pi cotransporter family protein, protein MNIDIFKDILVPVIGGLGIFMLGLEFMSNGIQALSVNKMRAFLAKAAGTPIKGVIAGTVITGVIQSSTAMTVMVVGLVNAGVVGLRPAISVIMGANIGTTLGNGLIALPLGPLGLIFAGTFSLVYCFAKSEKVRNVALACMGFALIFYGLNLMTGGLRPLRNIPEVMAVLSTLTADSYYNLIKCVLIAAGVTAMIHSSSATIGIVMGLGAAGVLDWTTAVAFSLGADLGTTITSWIASLNLSKNAKRAAYAHMSFNIIGVCITVPLFFVSIDVLAWAMQWFGGDPGVAVVIEGKETFPLVPVAVGLYSTFFNVFNTALLFPFVGVFDRVLSRIGRTDAEDAEDYSTPKFLDRKLAGNFALAVPAVQKETARHLQAGAMFLDIARSAKSAPSDPGEHYLATDILSRDIRDYTASLMKEDLPYEQLDLVASLIEEADFTAALTESMHQVARRVRREKFSSQAQAIVDVALNKLGTALQEIMPDHGVSRPDMPAGHVSLPEVEELRARTLALGPNAGAAERGTILALLGSIERAQILIHRIDAERKSVNRQSILSRVPRQRDEQARPVSNEGGFSPMPAE, encoded by the coding sequence ATGAATATTGATATCTTTAAGGATATCCTGGTTCCCGTCATCGGCGGCCTCGGTATTTTCATGCTTGGTCTCGAGTTCATGTCGAACGGCATCCAGGCACTCTCCGTCAACAAGATGCGGGCGTTCCTCGCCAAGGCTGCGGGTACGCCGATCAAGGGCGTAATCGCAGGTACGGTCATCACCGGCGTCATCCAATCCTCCACGGCCATGACCGTCATGGTCGTCGGACTCGTGAATGCGGGCGTCGTCGGCCTGCGGCCGGCCATCAGCGTCATCATGGGTGCCAACATCGGCACGACCCTTGGAAACGGCCTGATCGCCCTGCCGCTTGGTCCCCTCGGTCTGATCTTCGCCGGCACGTTCTCGCTGGTCTATTGTTTTGCCAAGAGCGAGAAGGTGCGCAACGTCGCACTGGCCTGCATGGGTTTCGCGCTGATCTTTTATGGCCTCAATCTGATGACGGGAGGCCTTCGGCCTCTGCGCAACATACCGGAGGTCATGGCCGTTCTGTCGACGTTGACGGCGGACTCCTATTATAACCTGATCAAATGCGTGCTGATCGCCGCCGGCGTCACCGCCATGATCCATTCCTCGTCCGCGACGATCGGCATCGTCATGGGTCTCGGCGCGGCCGGCGTCCTCGATTGGACGACGGCGGTTGCCTTCTCGCTGGGTGCCGATCTGGGGACCACGATCACCTCGTGGATCGCCTCCCTCAATCTTTCGAAGAATGCCAAACGCGCCGCCTACGCGCATATGTCCTTCAACATCATCGGCGTCTGCATCACCGTACCGTTGTTCTTCGTCTCGATCGACGTGCTGGCATGGGCGATGCAATGGTTCGGCGGCGATCCGGGTGTCGCCGTCGTGATCGAGGGCAAGGAAACGTTTCCGCTGGTTCCCGTGGCCGTCGGTCTCTATTCCACGTTCTTCAACGTCTTCAACACGGCGCTGCTGTTTCCCTTCGTCGGCGTGTTCGACCGGGTCCTGTCGCGGATCGGGCGCACGGATGCCGAGGATGCGGAGGACTATTCGACGCCGAAATTCCTCGACCGCAAGCTTGCCGGCAACTTTGCCCTTGCGGTTCCGGCAGTGCAGAAGGAAACCGCCCGGCATCTTCAGGCCGGCGCCATGTTCCTGGACATTGCCCGTTCCGCCAAGTCGGCACCCTCCGATCCGGGCGAACACTATCTCGCCACCGATATCCTCAGCCGCGATATTCGCGACTATACCGCATCGCTCATGAAGGAAGACTTGCCCTACGAGCAGCTCGATCTGGTGGCGAGCCTGATCGAGGAGGCGGATTTTACCGCGGCCCTGACGGAATCGATGCATCAGGTCGCCCGGCGGGTAAGGCGTGAAAAGTTCAGCAGCCAGGCCCAGGCGATCGTCGATGTCGCGTTGAACAAGCTGGGCACTGCCCTGCAGGAAATCATGCCCGATCACGGCGTCAGCCGTCCTGACATGCCGGCCGGCCATGTCAGCCTCCCCGAAGTCGAGGAACTGCGTGCCCGCACGCTGGCGCTCGGACCCAATGCCGGCGCTGCGGAACGCGGCACCATCCTTGCGCTGCTCGGTTCGATCGAACGGGCGCAGATCCTGATCCACCGGATCGATGCGGAGCGCAAGTCTGTGAACCGGCAGAGCATCCTGTCGCGCGTGCCGCGCCAGCGCGACGAACAGGCTCGTCCGGTCAGCAACGAGGGCGGGTTCAGCCCGATGCCCGCCGAGTAA
- the pstS gene encoding phosphate ABC transporter substrate-binding protein PstS, with protein sequence MERFFRQMSGLSAATAHLRGLIAIALVLCPTVVMADPIRGAGSTFAAPIIARWAENYEKARMDDGDFSSPDWTVDYELVGSLAGLMRLDQPELDFAASDVPVSHEELAKHGRQQFPIVLGSVAVAVNLDGIEKSGINLTGPVLADIYLGKIKSWADPAIKAVNPNIALPDLAISAVTRKDGSGTTFIFTEYLSSVSPEWKATHGAGTLIKWPVGASVEGTQDLIRAVQATKGAIAYADFGQVKRATLPYAAIGNKAGKFVKPGPEGVRAAASAASWDEAKDFAVSLTDQPAEGAYPIAGATFAVVSRKIGPNRFGRVQDFFRLAFESGGKDAEALGYVPVTPQMVSQIVKYWLKKDTAASQ encoded by the coding sequence ATGGAACGTTTCTTTCGACAGATGAGCGGACTGAGCGCGGCCACCGCCCATCTTCGCGGTCTCATCGCCATCGCTCTGGTGCTTTGCCCAACAGTGGTCATGGCCGATCCGATCCGCGGGGCTGGATCGACCTTTGCTGCGCCAATCATCGCCAGATGGGCCGAGAACTACGAGAAGGCCCGCATGGACGACGGCGATTTCAGTTCGCCGGACTGGACCGTCGACTATGAACTGGTGGGCTCCCTGGCTGGATTGATGCGCCTCGACCAGCCCGAACTCGACTTTGCTGCATCAGATGTGCCTGTTTCACATGAGGAATTGGCGAAGCATGGTCGTCAGCAGTTTCCGATCGTGCTCGGCAGCGTGGCTGTCGCCGTCAACCTCGACGGGATCGAGAAAAGCGGGATCAACCTTACCGGACCTGTTCTTGCCGACATCTATTTGGGAAAGATCAAGTCCTGGGCCGATCCTGCGATCAAGGCCGTAAACCCCAATATCGCGCTCCCCGACTTGGCGATTAGCGCCGTCACGCGCAAGGACGGCTCGGGTACCACCTTTATCTTCACGGAGTATCTGTCGTCCGTCAGCCCGGAATGGAAGGCCACCCATGGTGCGGGTACCCTGATCAAGTGGCCCGTCGGAGCCTCGGTGGAGGGCACCCAGGATCTCATACGCGCCGTGCAGGCGACCAAGGGCGCCATCGCTTATGCCGATTTCGGCCAGGTGAAACGGGCAACTCTCCCCTACGCGGCCATCGGCAACAAGGCGGGCAAGTTCGTGAAGCCGGGGCCGGAAGGTGTGCGGGCCGCCGCAAGCGCGGCCTCCTGGGATGAAGCGAAAGATTTCGCCGTGTCGTTGACCGACCAGCCGGCGGAGGGCGCCTATCCGATCGCCGGAGCAACGTTCGCAGTCGTTTCCAGGAAAATAGGACCGAACAGGTTCGGGCGGGTTCAAGACTTTTTCCGCCTCGCATTCGAAAGCGGTGGCAAGGACGCCGAGGCGCTGGGCTACGTGCCCGTGACGCCGCAAATGGTCAGCCAGATCGTCAAGTATTGGCTGAAGAAGGACACTGCCGCCAGCCAGTAG
- a CDS encoding cold-shock protein has product MPTGTVKFFNEDKGFGFITPENGGADVFVHVSALERGGSLREGQKVSYELGQDRKTGKSKAENVSAL; this is encoded by the coding sequence ATGCCTACCGGTACTGTCAAATTTTTCAACGAAGACAAAGGGTTTGGCTTCATCACGCCCGAGAATGGTGGAGCGGATGTGTTTGTGCATGTCTCTGCACTGGAACGAGGCGGATCTTTGAGAGAGGGGCAAAAGGTAAGCTACGAGCTAGGCCAGGACCGCAAGACTGGAAAGTCAAAAGCCGAAAACGTCAGCGCCCTCTAA